GTTCGGCATGGGCGAGGACGATGCCGAGGAGCAGCGCCTTCTGTTCGCCGGTCGAGCAGCGCGCCGCGGGCTGGCCCTTGGCGGCGTGGGTGACGGCAAGGTCCTGGCGGTGCGGCCCCTCGGTGGCGCGCCCGGCGGCGGCGTCGCGGCCACGGTTGGCGCGGAGCCGGGCGGCGAGGTCGCCCTCCCCCGGCTGGTAGAGCGCGATCGCGGGCCGCGCGAACAGGTCGTCGGGCACGGCGTCGAGCGCCTCCGACAAGGAGCCGACGGTGCGGGCGCGGGCGGCGCCGAGCGCGGTGCCGTGCTCGGCCATGCCGGCCTCGAGCGCGGAGAGCCATTCGGGGTCGGCGCCTTCGGGCTCGGACAGGAGCTTGTTGCGGGCGCGCATGGCGGCTTCATAGCGCGCGGCGTGGTGCGCGTGGCCGGGCTCGAGGGCGAGAACCAGCCGGTCGAGGAAGCGGCGGCGGTCGCCCGCAGGGCCGGTGAACAGGCGATCCATCGCGGGGGTGAGCCAGAGGACGGAGAGCCATTCGGCGAGGCTGTTGACGCTCGATGGCGCGCCGTTGATGCGGACCTGCCGACGCTCGGGCGCGGTGGCGAGCGTGCCGGTGCCGAGCGCGGTCGCGCCCAGCGCCGCGCTCACCGCCCAGCCGCCCCGCCCGTCGCTCCGGGCCATCTCGCCAAGCGCGCTACCGCGCAGCCCGCGGCCGGGGGCGAACATTGAGACGGCCTCGAGGATGTTCGTTTTCCCCGCGCCATTCTCGCCGAACAGGCAGACGAAGCCGGGGCCGGGCCGAAGCTC
This genomic window from Sphingomonas rosea contains:
- the recF gene encoding DNA replication/repair protein RecF (All proteins in this family for which functions are known are DNA-binding proteins that assist the filamentation of RecA onto DNA for the initiation of recombination or recombinational repair.) — protein: MLSRLTLTDFRNHGGLELRPGPGFVCLFGENGAGKTNILEAVSMFAPGRGLRGSALGEMARSDGRGGWAVSAALGATALGTGTLATAPERRQVRINGAPSSVNSLAEWLSVLWLTPAMDRLFTGPAGDRRRFLDRLVLALEPGHAHHAARYEAAMRARNKLLSEPEGADPEWLSALEAGMAEHGTALGAARARTVGSLSEALDAVPDDLFARPAIALYQPGEGDLAARLRANRGRDAAAGRATEGPHRQDLAVTHAAKGQPAARCSTGEQKALLLGIVLAHAELVATRRGAPPLLLLDEVAAHLDPARRAALFARLEGRGQVWMTATEAALFEGIGPATMVPVGP